TACCGGTGTGACACTCACGGAAATCGTTCCATCCAAAGATATTTCCGTGAAGTCCGAAGTCGAAGGCCAGTTCGAGCCGAACAAAGACGAAGTAATCAAGGTATTGACCATTGGTATCGAAGCCGAGAAGAAAGCTCAAGCAAAATACCTCGAGATAGCCAAGATCTCCGAAGACAACGAATCAAAAAGCATTTTCACTAATATGGCTGAGGAGGAACGAAAACATCAGTTGATACTCGAAGACCAGTTCTATAGCATGTCCAATAAAGGAAAAATAATCTGGGGTGACTGAACGGTGTTAATGTGAATGTCAAAGACGCAATAAAAGAAAGAAGGGCTTACCGCTCGCTGGAGCATACCGAAATAACCAGTCAGTTGATTGAGGATTTAGCCCAGAGCGCGCGGCTTTTCTGCTCATGCTTCAATAATCAACCCTGGCGGTATGTATTTGTTTACGACAGGACGGTACTTAAACAAGTACACGAGGCACTCTCAAGCGGTAATGAATGGGCACGGGCGGCTTCAATGATCATTGCGGTCTTCA
The candidate division WOR-3 bacterium genome window above contains:
- a CDS encoding ferritin family protein — its product is MSNETKAKLDSLLTDAMNAEAEAKKFYMDAAEKAQSNAGKNLFKELAEFEQGHYDRIKKIIESRNTGVTLTEIVPSKDISVKSEVEGQFEPNKDEVIKVLTIGIEAEKKAQAKYLEIAKISEDNESKSIFTNMAEEERKHQLILEDQFYSMSNKGKIIWGD